Proteins encoded in a region of the Podarcis muralis chromosome 6, rPodMur119.hap1.1, whole genome shotgun sequence genome:
- the LOC114596769 gene encoding uncharacterized protein LOC114596769 isoform X3, with translation MLRLQKDEAGPLPGEQAALTRWSAEELQPRGRPGLRDPGFLVLSTLDQWHAAVPLPRGELLLCSVMKDRRKGEKVEPRRCAKTNHVRRNLFGPVDHSNLQQDIQRILCTSMEKAKQRWNFDFWQEVPTEGLLQWEELQGHDVPPFYHTCVVREVPRPLQPMNRAAAKEPKARHNGKVIEKPSKMAGKKSRPGRKWRQTSLTETAMGRSGLRRVLRRSAGPLESPLVCGGFSGGVPKDY, from the exons ATGCTCCGGCTTCAGAAGGACGAGGCCGGGCCGCTTCCTGGGGAGCAAGCCGCGCTGACACGCTGGAGCGCTGAGGAATTGCAGCCTCGCGGGCGCCCAGGATTGAGGGACCCCGGATTTCTGGTGCTGAGCACACTGGATCAGTGGCATGCTGCAGTCCCTTTACCGCGTGG GGAACTGCTGCTTTGCTCTGTGATGAAGGACAGGCGGAAGGGAGAGAAGGTGGAGCCAAGGAGATGTGCAAAAACAAACCATGTGAGAAGGAATCTTTTTGGTCCTGTGGACCACAGTAATCTGCAGCAGGACATCCAGCGCATCTTGTGCACTAGCATGGAAAAGGCAAAGCAGAGGTGGAACTTTGACTTCTGGCAAGAGGTTCCGACTGAAGgcctgctgcagtgggaagagtTGCAGGGCCACGACGTCCCCCCCTTTTACCATACTTGTGTGGTCAGAGAGGTTCCCAGACCCTTGCAGCCCATGAACCGAGCCGCAGCCAAGGAACCCAAAGCTCGCCACAATGGCAAAGTGATTGAGAAACCCTCAAAGATGGCAGGGAAGAAGAGTCGGCCTGGGAGGAAGTGGAGGCAGACGTCATTGACCG AAACAGCGATGGGCAGGTCTGGGTTGCGGCGAGTTCTCCGACGCTCTGCTGGACCCCTGGAGTCCCCACTTGTCTGTGGGGGTTTTTCGGGGGGGGTGCCTAAGGATTACTGA
- the LOC114596769 gene encoding cyclin-dependent kinase inhibitor 1-like isoform X4: MLRLQKDEAGPLPGEQAALTRWSAEELQPRGRPGLRDPGFLVLSTLDQWHAAVPLPRGELLLCSVMKDRRKGEKVEPRRCAKTNHVRRNLFGPVDHSNLQQDIQRILCTSMEKAKQRWNFDFWQEVPTEGLLQWEELQGHDVPPFYHTCVVREVPRPLQPMNRAAAKEPKARHNGKVIEKPSKMAGKKSRPGRKWRQTSLTDYYQAKKQIRTDMQTPVKKAPF; encoded by the exons ATGCTCCGGCTTCAGAAGGACGAGGCCGGGCCGCTTCCTGGGGAGCAAGCCGCGCTGACACGCTGGAGCGCTGAGGAATTGCAGCCTCGCGGGCGCCCAGGATTGAGGGACCCCGGATTTCTGGTGCTGAGCACACTGGATCAGTGGCATGCTGCAGTCCCTTTACCGCGTGG GGAACTGCTGCTTTGCTCTGTGATGAAGGACAGGCGGAAGGGAGAGAAGGTGGAGCCAAGGAGATGTGCAAAAACAAACCATGTGAGAAGGAATCTTTTTGGTCCTGTGGACCACAGTAATCTGCAGCAGGACATCCAGCGCATCTTGTGCACTAGCATGGAAAAGGCAAAGCAGAGGTGGAACTTTGACTTCTGGCAAGAGGTTCCGACTGAAGgcctgctgcagtgggaagagtTGCAGGGCCACGACGTCCCCCCCTTTTACCATACTTGTGTGGTCAGAGAGGTTCCCAGACCCTTGCAGCCCATGAACCGAGCCGCAGCCAAGGAACCCAAAGCTCGCCACAATGGCAAAGTGATTGAGAAACCCTCAAAGATGGCAGGGAAGAAGAGTCGGCCTGGGAGGAAGTGGAGGCAGACGTCATTGACCG